Proteins from a single region of Xiphias gladius isolate SHS-SW01 ecotype Sanya breed wild chromosome 2, ASM1685928v1, whole genome shotgun sequence:
- the gnsa gene encoding N-acetylglucosamine-6-sulfatase, protein MKMGPNRSCRPTLLSCLLICVTLWSNLSSGVLAKSYRRPNIVLILTDDLDIAIGGLSPLNKTKKLIGGAGISFTNAFVASPLCCPSRASILTGKYPHNHHVINNTLEGNCSSKAWQKSEEAQTFPALLKAFAGYQTFFAGKYLNQYGHSEAGGVEHVPPGWTYWVGLEKNSKYYNYTLSVNGKAQKHGADYSKDYLTDVLANMSLNFLQYKSSFQPFFMMVSTPAPHSPWTAAPQYQDSFNTTKAPRDPNFNVHGKDKHWLIRQAKTPMANSSIQFLDDAFRKRWRTLLSVDDLVEKIVKRLEFRGELDNTYIFFTSDNGYHTGQFSLPLDKRQLYEFDIKVPLMVRGPNIKPNQTSQMLVANVDLGPTILDIAGYNISKTQMDGMSFLPIMEGKMNSSSWRTDILVEYEGEGSNMSDPACPLLGPGVSECFPDCVCEDSYNNTYACVRTVAPSANLQYCEFDDNQVFVEVYNVTADPYQLTNIADSIGQDFLEKMNHRLMMLQSCSGQSCRTPGVYNPRYKFDPRQMFSSHSWRLSRLRQTMK, encoded by the exons ATGAAAATGGGCCCAAATCGCTCCTGTCGGCCGACGCTACTGAGTTGTCTCCTAATCTGCGTCACGCTGTGGAGCAACCTGAGCAGCGGGGTGTTGGCCAAATCATACCGGAGACCAAACATTGTTTTGATCCTCACTGACGACCTGGACATCGCTATCGGGGGTCTG AGTCCACTTAACAAGACGAAAAAACTCATTGGAGGTGCAGGCATATCATTCACAAATGCA TTTGTTGCCAGCCCGCTGTGCTGCCCCAGTCGAGCCAGCATCCTCACGGGGAAATACCCCCACAACCACCACGTCATCAACAACACCTTAGAgggaaactgcagcagcaaagcCTGGCAGAAGAGCGAGGAGGCCCAAACCTTCCCTGCCCTACTGAAGGCCTTCGCAGGCTACCAGACCTTCTTCGCTGGGAAATACCTCAACCAG tatgGCCACTCAGAGGCTGGTGGAGTGGAGCATGTTCCTCCAGGCTGGACCTACTGGGTCGGACTG gagAAGAACTCTAAATACTACAACTACACACTGTCAGTGAATGGGAAGGCTCAGAAACATGGAGCAGACTACAGCAAAGACTACCTGACAGACGTACTG gccaACATGTCTCTCAACTTCCTGCAGTATAAATCCAGCTTCCAGCCGTTCTTCATGATGGTGTCCACGCCGGCCCCCCACTCCCCCTGGACAGCAGCCCCTCAGTACCAAGACAGCTTCAACACCACCAAGGCTCCCAGAGACCCCAACTTCAACGTCCATGGGAAG gACAAACACTGGTTGATCAGACAGGCTAAAACCCCCATGGCCAACTCCTCCATTCAGTTTCTGGATGATGCCTTCAGGAAACG GTGGCGAACTCTGTTGTCAGTGGACGACCTGGTGGAGAAAATAGTGAAGAGGTTGGAGTTCAGAGGTGAACTGGACAACACCTACATCTTCTTCACCTCTGACAACGGGTACCACACTg GTCAGTTCTCTCTTCCTCTGGATAAGAGGCAGCTCTACGAGTTTGACATCAAGGTTCCTCTAATGGTTCGAGGACCAAATATCAAGCCCAACCAGACCAGCCAg ATGCTGGTGGCGAACGTCGACCTCGGTCCAACCATCCTGGACATCGCCGGCTACAACATCAGCAAGACGCAGATGGACGGCATGTCCTTCCTGCCCATCATG gAGGGGAagatgaacagcagcagctggagaacAGATATCCTGGTGGAGTATGAAGGGGAGGGAAGCAACATGTCCGACCCCGCCTGCCCTTTGCTGGGACCCGGAGTGTCG GAGTGTTTcccagactgtgtgtgtgaggactcGTACAACAACACCTACGCCTGCGTGCGGACTGTCGCCCCTTCTGCCAACCTGCAGTACTGCGAGTTTGACGACAACCAG GTGTTTGTAGAAGTCTACAACGTGACAGCGGACCCCTACCAGTTGACCAACATCGCAGACAGCATCGGCCAGGACTTCCTGGAGAAGATGAACCACCGGCTGATGATGCTGCAGTCCTGCTCCGGGCAGTCATGTCGGACACCCGGCGTGTACAACCCAAG